A single window of Halobacillus naozhouensis DNA harbors:
- a CDS encoding dihydroxyacetone kinase subunit DhaK: MKKLVNNPVNVVEEMVEGYVRAHPDYIKQLQSNDRALVNARETKENKVGILIGGGSGHEPGFLGYVGEGMADGVAVGNIFASPSPDPILEVTKAIDKGAGVVYLYGNYAGDVMNFGMAAEMADLEEDIKVGMALATDDVASAPKEEKDKRRGIAGEFFIYKAAGAAADFGYDLEEVVRIAKKANQNTRSMGVGTSPCYLPQTGEPSFEIGDNEMEIGLGHHGEPGIEKGPLETADKIADRLVNDILADIEITKGEEVAVLVNGLGSTPKMDLYIVYRRVEQILSERGIKIYRSYVGDYITSLEMGGCSVTLMKLDKELTDTIDHPVNCPMFVQK, translated from the coding sequence ATGAAAAAACTTGTTAATAATCCGGTTAACGTCGTAGAGGAAATGGTTGAGGGATATGTTCGTGCCCATCCCGACTACATAAAGCAACTACAAAGTAACGACCGTGCATTAGTAAATGCTCGTGAAACAAAAGAAAATAAAGTTGGAATATTAATCGGAGGCGGGTCCGGTCATGAGCCGGGATTTCTAGGATATGTTGGCGAAGGGATGGCCGATGGTGTCGCAGTAGGAAATATTTTTGCTTCCCCATCACCAGATCCGATCTTAGAAGTAACGAAGGCAATTGATAAAGGAGCGGGTGTCGTTTATTTATATGGTAACTATGCTGGAGACGTAATGAACTTTGGGATGGCAGCTGAAATGGCAGATTTGGAAGAGGACATTAAAGTAGGTATGGCCCTAGCAACTGATGATGTTGCTTCTGCTCCAAAAGAAGAAAAAGATAAACGCCGAGGCATTGCGGGTGAATTTTTTATCTATAAAGCTGCGGGAGCGGCTGCTGACTTTGGGTACGATTTAGAAGAAGTAGTCCGGATTGCGAAGAAAGCTAATCAAAATACTAGGTCAATGGGAGTGGGAACGAGCCCTTGCTACCTTCCTCAAACGGGGGAACCAAGCTTTGAAATTGGTGATAATGAAATGGAAATTGGATTAGGCCATCATGGAGAACCTGGTATAGAAAAAGGTCCATTGGAAACGGCGGATAAAATAGCTGATCGACTTGTAAATGACATCCTAGCAGATATTGAGATTACAAAAGGCGAGGAAGTAGCTGTGTTAGTTAATGGACTAGGCTCTACTCCAAAAATGGATTTATATATTGTTTATCGGAGAGTCGAACAAATTTTAAGTGAACGTGGAATTAAGATTTACCGCTCATACGTTGGAGATTATATTACTTCTTTAGAAATGGGAGGGTGCTCCGTTACTCTTATGAAGTTAGACAAAGAGCTGACGGACACGATTGACCACCCTGTAAATTGTCCTATGTTTGTACAAAAATAA
- a CDS encoding alkaline phosphatase, with protein sequence MNKRFKTLAGVTMASVISISGLISGLDAEAKVDSSVKSNQKKAENVILLVGDGMGPSQVSAAAYLKGKGYGAGELTMDQFSNVGYARTFSHDNTVTDSAAAATAFSSAHKTDNGVVGKAPKTAEHSENEDHFNVESVLESAEQAGKSTGLVSTARITHATPAAFASHVENRDNENEIAKQMLLDHDIEVLLGGGKRHFLPKDDGGKREDGKNIIDAAKKKGYEFVDHKEELKNKNADKLLGLFNKSHMTYEMDRELTEEPSLAAMTKKSLKVLKDDKDGFFLMVEGGRIDHAGHANFPAANMHETLAFDKAVKVAYEYAKNDPNTQVIVTADHATGGMSVGANGTYGFNKDVIRNVKHSAEFMGEKVNSERSNIEEVMAKYAGINDLTKKEKTAIKTSKDAASAIAQVISDRALIGWTTTGHTATNVPVYSYGPQSDKLTGTINNTKIAEVISNAMKVK encoded by the coding sequence ATGAATAAGAGATTTAAAACGTTAGCTGGGGTTACTATGGCAAGCGTTATAAGTATATCAGGACTAATTTCTGGACTGGATGCTGAAGCAAAAGTTGATTCTTCAGTAAAATCTAATCAAAAGAAGGCAGAAAATGTAATTCTGTTAGTCGGTGACGGTATGGGACCAAGCCAAGTTTCTGCTGCTGCCTACCTGAAAGGAAAGGGATACGGTGCAGGTGAATTAACAATGGATCAATTCTCAAACGTGGGTTATGCAAGAACCTTCTCTCACGATAATACCGTAACGGATTCAGCTGCCGCTGCAACAGCATTTTCCTCTGCGCATAAAACGGATAACGGGGTCGTTGGCAAAGCGCCAAAAACGGCTGAACACAGTGAGAACGAAGATCACTTTAATGTTGAATCTGTCCTTGAATCCGCTGAGCAAGCTGGTAAGTCGACAGGGCTTGTTTCAACAGCTAGAATTACTCATGCCACACCGGCCGCTTTTGCTTCTCATGTAGAGAACCGGGATAACGAAAATGAAATTGCTAAACAAATGTTATTAGACCATGACATCGAGGTCCTTCTGGGTGGCGGAAAGCGTCATTTCCTTCCTAAAGATGATGGGGGTAAACGCGAGGACGGCAAAAACATAATTGATGCAGCTAAAAAGAAAGGTTACGAGTTTGTTGACCACAAAGAAGAACTGAAAAATAAAAATGCTGACAAACTTCTTGGCCTATTTAATAAAAGCCACATGACTTATGAAATGGATCGCGAATTAACAGAAGAACCGAGTCTTGCTGCCATGACTAAGAAATCTCTTAAAGTGCTAAAAGACGATAAAGATGGATTCTTTTTAATGGTAGAAGGTGGTCGAATTGACCATGCAGGACATGCTAACTTTCCAGCTGCCAATATGCATGAAACCTTAGCCTTTGACAAAGCCGTAAAAGTTGCTTACGAATATGCTAAAAATGATCCAAACACACAAGTCATTGTGACAGCTGACCACGCTACCGGCGGAATGTCCGTTGGTGCCAATGGAACTTATGGATTTAACAAGGATGTCATTAGAAATGTAAAACACTCCGCTGAATTTATGGGAGAGAAAGTAAACAGTGAACGTTCTAATATTGAAGAAGTGATGGCTAAATATGCTGGAATCAATGACTTAACAAAGAAAGAAAAAACTGCAATTAAAACATCAAAAGATGCAGCAAGTGCGATTGCCCAAGTGATTAGTGACCGTGCATTGATTGGGTGGACCACAACAGGTCATACGGCTACCAATGTCCCTGTCTATTCGTATGGACCTCAATCGGATAAACTAACCGGAACGATCAACAACACAAAAATTGCCGAAGTTATATCAAACGCTATGAAAGTAAAATAA
- the dhaL gene encoding dihydroxyacetone kinase subunit DhaL has product MELTSSGLKDFFKEVVEMIEKEKDYLCELDRKLGDGDHGVTMSIGWQAVNNKLNNELADIEDCGKVSITVGKTFLNAVGSSVGPLYATGFMRGAKIAKNKTVLNERDLTEYWVAFAKGVKERGQAEVGDKTMVDTLEPFANTLEVSINNSQEFEAAFSDAVKAAEKGMNSTKDIISKKGRSSRLGDRSIGVQDPGATSAYFILSKFLHFIKSNSAKTV; this is encoded by the coding sequence GTGGAACTTACATCTAGTGGATTAAAAGATTTCTTTAAAGAAGTTGTAGAAATGATTGAAAAAGAGAAGGACTACCTTTGTGAATTAGATCGTAAATTAGGAGATGGAGATCACGGAGTAACTATGTCTATTGGGTGGCAAGCGGTTAATAACAAATTAAATAACGAGCTTGCAGATATAGAAGACTGTGGAAAGGTAAGTATAACGGTAGGAAAGACATTTCTAAATGCAGTGGGTTCTTCTGTAGGTCCTTTATATGCTACGGGTTTTATGAGGGGGGCTAAAATAGCAAAAAATAAAACGGTATTAAATGAACGTGACTTAACAGAGTATTGGGTAGCTTTTGCAAAAGGAGTAAAAGAAAGAGGACAAGCAGAAGTTGGAGATAAAACAATGGTGGATACGCTTGAACCATTTGCGAACACACTTGAGGTTAGTATTAATAACTCCCAGGAATTCGAGGCGGCATTTTCAGACGCTGTGAAAGCTGCAGAAAAAGGAATGAATTCAACAAAGGATATTATATCAAAAAAAGGTCGTTCCAGCCGTTTGGGTGATCGGTCGATTGGTGTTCAAGATCCAGGAGCAACATCCGCTTATTTCATTTTATCTAAGTTTTTGCATTTTATTAAAAGCAATTCTGCTAAAACAGTGTGA
- a CDS encoding IS3 family transposase produces MALFYYVHWYNQIRLNGTLGYLSPVEYKKKHVNKIVWVFVDIPIMSSYSLEEIAAHFFERLDCLHIG; encoded by the coding sequence TTGGCCTTATTTTATTATGTCCACTGGTACAATCAAATTCGTTTAAACGGGACGTTAGGATACCTTAGCCCTGTTGAATACAAGAAGAAACACGTTAACAAAATTGTCTGGGTTTTTGTTGACATTCCAATAATGAGCAGCTACTCCCTTGAAGAAATAGCTGCTCATTTTTTTGAAAGGTTAGATTGCTTACATATAGGATGA
- a CDS encoding DUF4256 domain-containing protein, which yields MTESSKISNKKELSLEQREELYRVLKARFEKNMNRHKDLEWSKVQAKLDANTEKLWSLNEMERTGGEPDVVDYDKNKDEFIFYDCSAESPKGRRSVCYDREALESRKKHKPENNAIDMATTMGIELLTEEQYRALQKHENLDKKTSSWVQTPSDIRERGGALFCDFRFGHVFVYHNGAESYYAARGFRGSLRV from the coding sequence ATGACAGAGAGTAGTAAAATCAGCAATAAAAAGGAGTTGTCACTAGAGCAACGTGAAGAATTATACAGAGTATTGAAAGCCCGTTTTGAGAAAAACATGAACCGCCATAAAGATCTTGAATGGTCTAAAGTCCAAGCAAAGCTGGATGCTAATACTGAAAAGCTGTGGTCACTCAATGAAATGGAGAGAACTGGCGGTGAGCCAGATGTTGTTGATTATGATAAAAACAAGGACGAATTCATTTTTTATGATTGTTCAGCGGAAAGTCCTAAAGGTCGCAGAAGTGTTTGTTACGACCGTGAAGCACTGGAGTCAAGGAAAAAACATAAACCGGAAAATAATGCTATTGATATGGCAACGACCATGGGCATTGAACTTTTAACGGAAGAACAATATCGCGCGTTGCAGAAACATGAAAACCTCGATAAGAAAACGTCGAGTTGGGTGCAAACACCATCTGATATTAGAGAGCGTGGCGGTGCTCTTTTTTGCGATTTTCGCTTCGGGCACGTTTTCGTGTATCACAACGGAGCAGAATCCTACTATGCTGCTAGGGGGTTCCGTGGCTCGCTAAGGGTCTAA
- the fsa gene encoding fructose-6-phosphate aldolase, with amino-acid sequence MEFFLDTANMDEINRIKKIGLVNGITTNPTIISKENRDFKEIIIEICDAIKGPVSAEVIGLSVEEMINEARDIAQWAPNIVVKIPMTEAGLEAVSILAKEGIKTNVTLIFSVAQGLMAAKAGATYISPFIGRIDDMGEDGIELIRNLKQTLSNYDYHTKIITASIRTINHLEKAAVAGADIATIPGSIFPKLWSHPLTDKGIKQFSEDWGNVPNTVKS; translated from the coding sequence ATGGAGTTTTTCTTAGATACAGCTAATATGGACGAGATTAATAGAATTAAAAAAATAGGATTGGTTAATGGAATTACTACGAACCCAACTATTATTTCCAAGGAAAACAGGGATTTTAAAGAAATTATTATTGAAATTTGTGATGCGATTAAAGGTCCAGTTAGCGCGGAAGTCATTGGACTTTCAGTGGAAGAAATGATCAATGAAGCAAGAGATATCGCGCAATGGGCTCCAAACATCGTAGTGAAAATCCCTATGACAGAGGCCGGGTTGGAAGCAGTAAGTATTTTGGCAAAAGAAGGGATTAAAACTAATGTAACGCTAATCTTCTCAGTAGCCCAGGGGTTAATGGCTGCAAAAGCAGGGGCTACTTATATCAGCCCGTTTATTGGAAGGATCGATGATATGGGAGAAGATGGCATAGAGCTGATTAGGAATTTAAAACAAACCTTGAGTAACTACGATTATCATACAAAAATCATTACGGCAAGTATTAGAACTATTAATCATTTAGAAAAAGCAGCTGTTGCTGGAGCGGATATTGCTACCATTCCAGGTTCTATTTTTCCAAAATTATGGAGCCATCCCCTAACTGATAAAGGTATTAAGCAATTCTCAGAAGACTGGGGTAATGTTCCAAACACAGTAAAATCTTAA
- the tkt gene encoding transketolase translates to MAVTETSIEQLSINTIRTLSIDAIEQAESGHPGLPMGAAPMAYTLWAEFMQHNPKNSSWFNRDRFVLSAGHGSMLLYGLLHLSGYDVTIDDLKSFRQWGSKTPGHPEVHHTDGVEATTGPLGQGVAISVGMAMAEAHLAATYNRGISVINHYTYALISDGDVMEGISHEAASLAGHLGLGKLIMLYDSNDISLDGDLDRSFSDNTEKRFEAYGWQVIRVEDGNDLDEIRKAIKKAKTNTDQPTLIEVKTVIGYGSPNKSASAASHGAPLGQDEVKLTKEYYNWTHEHFHVPDEVYDDFYQKIVDEGTKAEEDWNQNFGKYKANYPGLATELELAIKGDLPKNWDEKLPVYEQEDPEKATRASSGEVLNEISKAVPYFFGGSADLAGSNKTTLKGQNDFSRQNYAGRNIWFGVREFAMAAAVNGMALHGGIKPYAGTFFVFSDYLRPAIRLSSIMKTPVTYVFTHDSIAVGEDGPTHEPIEQLASLRAMPGLSLFRPADGNEVREAWKSAMETSEKPTALVLSRQGLPTIQGSIKHAREGVKKGAYIISKAESEVPDVLLLATGSEVQLAVKAQEALREKGIDASVVSMPSWDRFNEQDQEYKNQVIPPEIKNRVAIEMASSFGWDRYTGEHGKVIGIDRFGASGNGEKIMKEYGFTVENVVKEVEELVR, encoded by the coding sequence GTGGCAGTTACCGAAACATCAATTGAACAGCTATCGATTAATACGATCCGTACTTTGTCTATTGATGCCATCGAACAAGCGGAATCTGGTCACCCTGGGTTACCAATGGGAGCAGCACCGATGGCCTATACGTTGTGGGCTGAATTTATGCAGCATAATCCGAAAAATTCAAGTTGGTTTAACCGCGATCGTTTTGTGTTATCAGCAGGGCATGGATCCATGCTGCTCTACGGACTATTACATTTATCAGGGTATGACGTAACCATTGATGATTTGAAAAGTTTCCGCCAGTGGGGATCTAAAACTCCGGGGCATCCAGAAGTACATCATACAGATGGAGTTGAGGCAACAACAGGGCCACTAGGGCAAGGAGTAGCAATATCTGTAGGGATGGCGATGGCTGAAGCACATCTCGCAGCCACATATAACCGCGGTATTTCAGTCATTAACCATTATACCTATGCCTTGATTAGTGATGGTGACGTCATGGAAGGAATATCACATGAGGCAGCTTCTCTGGCAGGCCACCTTGGCCTAGGAAAATTAATAATGCTTTATGATTCTAATGATATTTCTTTGGATGGTGATCTAGATCGTTCGTTTTCAGATAATACGGAAAAACGTTTCGAAGCATACGGGTGGCAAGTTATACGTGTTGAGGATGGAAATGACCTTGACGAAATTCGTAAGGCGATTAAGAAAGCCAAAACCAATACAGATCAGCCCACTTTAATTGAAGTTAAAACTGTGATCGGTTATGGTTCACCAAATAAATCTGCATCAGCTGCATCACATGGTGCTCCGCTTGGTCAAGATGAAGTGAAATTGACCAAAGAATATTATAATTGGACACATGAGCATTTTCATGTTCCCGATGAAGTTTACGATGATTTTTATCAAAAAATCGTGGATGAAGGTACTAAAGCGGAGGAAGACTGGAACCAAAACTTTGGAAAGTATAAAGCAAATTATCCGGGACTTGCAACTGAGCTCGAACTTGCCATAAAAGGTGACCTTCCTAAGAACTGGGATGAAAAGCTTCCAGTTTATGAGCAAGAGGATCCTGAAAAGGCAACTCGCGCTTCATCGGGAGAAGTCTTAAATGAAATTTCGAAAGCTGTTCCGTATTTTTTTGGGGGCAGTGCAGATCTCGCGGGGTCTAACAAAACGACGCTTAAAGGACAAAATGATTTTTCACGTCAAAACTATGCGGGTCGGAATATATGGTTCGGAGTGCGGGAATTTGCCATGGCTGCTGCAGTAAATGGAATGGCACTGCATGGCGGGATAAAGCCATATGCTGGGACCTTCTTCGTATTCAGTGATTATTTACGTCCGGCTATTCGCCTTTCTTCAATTATGAAAACTCCAGTCACCTATGTATTCACTCATGATTCCATTGCAGTAGGGGAAGACGGCCCGACGCACGAACCAATTGAACAACTAGCCTCATTAAGAGCAATGCCAGGTCTTTCATTATTCCGTCCAGCTGATGGTAATGAAGTGAGGGAAGCATGGAAGTCTGCAATGGAAACGAGCGAAAAACCTACAGCACTTGTTTTGTCAAGGCAAGGCTTACCTACTATCCAAGGCTCCATAAAACATGCTCGTGAAGGTGTTAAAAAAGGAGCCTATATTATAAGTAAAGCTGAAAGTGAAGTGCCTGATGTACTGCTTCTTGCTACGGGGTCAGAGGTACAACTTGCCGTTAAAGCACAGGAAGCGCTGAGAGAAAAAGGTATAGATGCATCTGTTGTGAGTATGCCTTCGTGGGACCGATTCAATGAACAAGATCAAGAATATAAAAATCAGGTCATTCCACCAGAAATTAAAAATCGAGTGGCCATTGAAATGGCATCATCATTTGGGTGGGACCGATATACTGGTGAACACGGTAAAGTAATTGGAATTGACAGGTTTGGTGCCTCTGGTAATGGTGAAAAAATTATGAAGGAATATGGGTTTACGGTTGAAAATGTTGTGAAAGAGGTAGAAGAATTAGTGAGGTAA
- the rpiB gene encoding ribose 5-phosphate isomerase B, translating to MKLGIGSDHNGFEFKEGIKKFVEETTEHEVIDYGCHSCSAVDYPDVAFEVSKDIHDGELDRAILICGTGIGVSIAANKYPGIRAALAHDTYSAERAQLSNNAQIITMGAQIIGVEVGKKVVGAYLNSEWSEGSKRKVDKINEKEKEFKKEDVPEPVSGNQCG from the coding sequence ATGAAATTAGGTATTGGCAGTGATCATAATGGCTTTGAATTTAAGGAAGGAATTAAAAAGTTTGTTGAGGAGACAACAGAACACGAGGTGATTGATTATGGTTGTCATTCTTGCTCAGCAGTAGACTATCCAGATGTTGCCTTTGAAGTATCTAAAGATATCCATGACGGTGAGTTAGATCGGGCAATTCTTATATGTGGAACAGGGATTGGAGTATCGATTGCAGCTAATAAATATCCAGGCATCCGGGCGGCGTTAGCACATGATACGTATTCTGCTGAAAGGGCGCAGTTAAGTAACAATGCACAAATTATTACAATGGGTGCTCAAATTATCGGTGTAGAGGTAGGGAAAAAAGTAGTAGGTGCTTACTTGAATTCTGAATGGTCGGAAGGCTCCAAAAGAAAAGTAGACAAAATCAATGAGAAAGAAAAGGAATTTAAAAAAGAGGATGTTCCTGAACCTGTTTCTGGAAACCAATGCGGTTAG
- a CDS encoding endonuclease/exonuclease/phosphatase family protein, which translates to MQKILFALLAVVLFVPLTNSGSSVFAEKEEFSRGESVNVKVMSYNIHHAEGEDGILNLERIAQVIEGTDADIIGLQEVDKHWSSRSDFKDQAKLLAERLGMFYTYAANLDYESSKEDAANRQYGTAILSRYPIIDSVNHSLPKIGNTEQRGLLEATINVKGTHLQFYNTHLALTSEERNMQIKEIIDIAGRSDGPKVIMGDLNAAPTSEEMRAMYTHYSDAFAGQNKAYTYSATNPTKRIDYIFTSKDMKTKNGQVIETLASDHLPITLEITLDRSEPYYK; encoded by the coding sequence GTGCAAAAGATATTATTTGCTTTGCTTGCTGTTGTGTTATTTGTACCTTTGACAAACTCAGGATCTAGTGTTTTTGCTGAAAAAGAAGAGTTTTCGCGTGGAGAATCAGTCAACGTTAAGGTGATGTCCTACAACATACATCACGCTGAAGGTGAAGACGGTATTTTAAACCTAGAGAGAATTGCGCAGGTTATAGAAGGAACAGATGCTGATATTATTGGCTTGCAGGAAGTAGATAAGCACTGGTCTTCCCGCAGCGATTTTAAGGATCAGGCAAAACTGCTTGCGGAACGACTTGGCATGTTCTATACATACGCTGCAAACCTTGACTATGAATCTTCAAAAGAGGATGCGGCCAACAGACAATATGGAACAGCAATTTTAAGTAGGTATCCAATTATAGATTCTGTAAATCATTCCCTTCCTAAAATCGGAAATACAGAACAACGAGGGCTCCTTGAAGCTACTATTAATGTAAAAGGGACGCATCTTCAATTTTATAACACTCACCTTGCTTTGACTTCCGAAGAACGGAACATGCAAATTAAAGAGATTATCGATATTGCCGGCCGATCAGACGGACCAAAAGTAATAATGGGAGATCTGAATGCAGCACCGACAAGTGAAGAAATGAGGGCGATGTATACCCATTACAGTGATGCTTTCGCAGGGCAAAATAAGGCTTATACTTATTCTGCGACAAACCCTACGAAAAGAATTGACTACATATTCACTTCGAAAGATATGAAAACAAAAAACGGCCAAGTGATTGAAACACTGGCATCTGATCATCTTCCAATCACCTTGGAAATTACTTTGGATCGGTCTGAGCCTTATTACAAATAA
- a CDS encoding MFS transporter produces MYILLVFIFMLGFFERFAPGAFASDLMVEFKITGATLGSITAVYFVTYTALQIPAGVLADRVGPKKIVSTGAIIAGLGSLIFSLSPTLALISFGRFLVGLGGATVFIGIMKFNTQWFNKKNYGMISGVTLLLGNLGAAISAGPLAVLLSYVTWRNTFLTTGVTAISLGILIYLFVENSPKDAGFNQNMNDSRTEGMKEKWYKELIQVFLNKDIWPIFIASIGTNATFYAFAGLWGIPLLTDSFDLSNKQASLNTTIGLTAYGFFSLVIGWWSDKAGTRKPFVIGSSLISALGWLGLIILPWQPGWSGILLYLMIGLAAAQMVVSFAVVKEVVPSWVAGMALALVNTGVFLAVSLIQPLFGLMIDLSWSGAWMDGARQYSFENYRSGLWLTFAISFAGLIASFFVTETYCGEKEVRDIQKKASSI; encoded by the coding sequence ATGTACATTTTATTAGTCTTTATCTTCATGCTTGGTTTTTTTGAGAGATTTGCTCCTGGAGCATTTGCATCTGATTTGATGGTTGAATTTAAAATCACCGGTGCTACTCTAGGGTCTATAACAGCCGTTTATTTTGTTACCTATACCGCTTTACAAATCCCAGCAGGAGTTTTAGCTGATCGTGTAGGTCCAAAGAAAATTGTAAGTACGGGCGCAATTATTGCAGGTCTTGGTTCACTAATATTTAGTTTATCCCCTACTCTTGCGTTGATTAGTTTCGGTAGATTTCTTGTTGGACTTGGAGGAGCCACAGTATTTATTGGTATTATGAAATTTAATACTCAATGGTTCAATAAGAAAAATTATGGCATGATTAGTGGGGTCACATTATTATTAGGCAACCTTGGGGCAGCGATAAGTGCAGGTCCACTGGCAGTTCTTTTAAGTTACGTTACTTGGAGAAATACTTTCCTTACTACCGGTGTCACCGCTATATCATTAGGAATTTTGATATATCTTTTTGTAGAAAACAGTCCTAAGGATGCAGGTTTTAATCAGAACATGAACGATTCTAGGACAGAAGGAATGAAGGAAAAATGGTATAAAGAGTTAATACAGGTATTTTTAAATAAAGATATTTGGCCGATTTTTATTGCTAGTATAGGAACAAACGCAACATTCTACGCTTTTGCAGGCTTGTGGGGCATTCCCTTACTAACGGATAGTTTTGACCTATCAAATAAGCAAGCATCCCTAAACACTACTATAGGTTTAACAGCTTACGGATTCTTCTCACTTGTGATCGGATGGTGGTCGGATAAAGCTGGAACAAGGAAACCTTTTGTAATTGGAAGTTCCCTAATTTCCGCATTGGGCTGGTTGGGATTAATCATTCTGCCTTGGCAACCAGGGTGGTCTGGGATTTTACTGTATTTAATGATTGGTTTAGCAGCAGCTCAAATGGTCGTTTCTTTTGCCGTTGTGAAAGAAGTGGTTCCATCCTGGGTAGCAGGGATGGCTCTTGCATTGGTAAATACGGGCGTTTTCTTAGCTGTGAGTTTAATCCAACCTTTGTTCGGATTGATGATAGACCTTAGTTGGAGTGGTGCATGGATGGATGGTGCAAGGCAATATTCGTTTGAAAATTATAGGAGTGGTTTATGGTTAACCTTTGCTATAAGCTTTGCAGGTTTAATCGCTTCTTTTTTTGTAACAGAAACCTATTGTGGAGAAAAGGAAGTAAGGGATATCCAGAAAAAAGCCTCATCTATTTGA
- the glpX gene encoding class II fructose-bisphosphatase, with protein MKPLMLDFLKVTESAAMAAIPWIGSGDKIKADGAATHAMREKLNKINMDGRIVIGEGEIDEAPMLFIGEKLGTGDPPEVDIAVDPIEGTTPTVNGQSNAMTVIAAAPKGTLLHAPDMYMMKLAVGPSAKGQIDIDAPLSENIKTVAKAKGKEINELNVLIQDRPRHQQYVNEIREMGAKVHLFKDGDVIYATATCLDHLDVDMFLGIGGAPEGVLGAVAIKGLGGEMQGKLLPRNNGEYDRCKEMGLDHPEAKLNHNQLVRTNNCVFVATGITENMFLKGIQSSPEYYVTHSILIGGTERQVRLIESKHRKHERVNG; from the coding sequence ATGAAGCCACTTATGTTAGATTTTTTGAAAGTCACAGAATCGGCTGCTATGGCTGCGATACCTTGGATAGGTAGTGGAGATAAAATAAAAGCTGATGGAGCTGCTACACATGCAATGCGAGAAAAATTAAATAAGATAAACATGGATGGAAGAATTGTTATTGGAGAAGGGGAAATAGATGAGGCACCGATGCTATTTATTGGTGAGAAACTAGGGACGGGTGATCCCCCAGAAGTAGATATTGCTGTAGATCCTATTGAGGGAACAACTCCAACAGTAAATGGACAAAGTAATGCCATGACAGTCATTGCAGCTGCACCAAAAGGAACACTTCTCCATGCACCTGATATGTATATGATGAAGCTAGCTGTAGGACCTTCTGCAAAAGGACAAATAGATATTGATGCTCCTTTATCAGAGAATATAAAAACAGTCGCTAAAGCAAAAGGTAAAGAAATAAACGAATTAAATGTGCTTATACAAGATAGGCCCAGACATCAACAATACGTTAATGAAATAAGAGAAATGGGGGCTAAAGTACATTTGTTTAAAGATGGAGATGTTATTTACGCAACTGCTACTTGTTTAGATCATTTAGATGTTGATATGTTTCTTGGAATCGGTGGGGCACCTGAAGGAGTTTTGGGTGCTGTGGCAATTAAAGGTCTAGGCGGAGAGATGCAGGGGAAATTATTACCAAGGAATAATGGGGAATATGACCGTTGTAAAGAAATGGGCCTTGATCATCCTGAGGCCAAGTTAAATCATAATCAGCTTGTCCGTACAAACAATTGCGTTTTTGTTGCTACAGGTATTACAGAAAATATGTTTTTAAAAGGCATTCAATCTTCCCCAGAGTACTATGTAACCCATTCTATTTTAATTGGGGGAACAGAACGTCAAGTTAGATTAATAGAAAGCAAGCACAGGAAACATGAACGGGTGAACGGTTAA